A genomic region of Sulfobacillus acidophilus DSM 10332 contains the following coding sequences:
- a CDS encoding precorrin-4 C11-methyltransferase (PFAM: Tetrapyrrole (Corrin/Porphyrin) Methylases~TIGRFAM: precorrin-4 C11-methyltransferase~COGs: COG2875 Precorrin-4 methylase~InterPro IPR000878:IPR006362~KEGG: ppm:PPSC2_c5043 cobalt-precorrin-4 c(11)-methyltransferase~PFAM: Tetrapyrrole methylase~PRIAM: Precorrin-4 C(11)-methyltransferase~SPTR: Cobalt-precorrin-4 C(11)-methyltransferase;~TIGRFAM: Cobalamin (vitamin B12) biosynthesis CobM/CbiF, precorrin-4 C11-methyltransferase, core), with protein sequence MTDEAKVYIIGAGPGDPELITVKGLRLLQRADVIVYTDSLVPDALIAQGNPEAEVYKSAGMDLEAQIELMVTQVRAGRTVARVHTGDPAVFGAIMEQVARLSQAGVAVEIVPGVSSVFAAAAALKAELTIPELTQTVILTRVEGRTPMPEREKLHDLARHQATMAFFLSGGLAATLVSELTRAGWSSDTPVAVVQRASWPDEKVVRTRLADLATVVKENRMTSQAMILAGWALDPDLAKTPGYRSKLYDKSFSHRFRRADKGGDR encoded by the coding sequence GTGACAGACGAAGCCAAGGTGTATATCATCGGCGCGGGTCCGGGGGATCCGGAGCTGATTACCGTAAAGGGTCTCCGTCTTTTACAACGAGCCGACGTTATCGTCTACACCGACAGCCTGGTGCCGGACGCGCTGATTGCCCAAGGCAATCCGGAAGCGGAAGTGTATAAAAGCGCCGGCATGGATTTGGAGGCCCAAATTGAGTTGATGGTGACTCAAGTGCGGGCGGGACGGACTGTCGCCCGGGTTCATACCGGCGACCCGGCGGTGTTTGGTGCCATCATGGAACAAGTCGCCCGGCTCAGCCAAGCCGGGGTCGCGGTCGAGATTGTCCCCGGCGTGAGCTCCGTGTTTGCCGCCGCGGCGGCGCTGAAAGCCGAGCTGACCATTCCGGAGCTGACTCAAACTGTCATCTTGACCCGGGTCGAGGGACGCACCCCGATGCCGGAACGGGAAAAACTTCACGATTTAGCCCGCCATCAGGCGACCATGGCGTTTTTCTTGAGCGGCGGGCTGGCCGCCACCTTGGTGTCGGAACTGACCCGGGCCGGATGGAGTTCCGACACGCCGGTGGCGGTTGTTCAACGAGCCAGTTGGCCGGACGAAAAAGTGGTGCGTACGCGGTTGGCAGATTTGGCCACCGTGGTGAAGGAAAACCGGATGACCAGTCAGGCGATGATTCTGGCCGGCTGGGCGTTGGATCCGGATTTGGCCAAAACCCCCGGTTACCGGTCCAAGCTGTACGATAAAAGCTTCAGCCACCGGTTTCGCCGTGCCGATAAGGGGGGAGACCGGTGA